From the genome of Canis lupus familiaris isolate Mischka breed German Shepherd chromosome 8, alternate assembly UU_Cfam_GSD_1.0, whole genome shotgun sequence, one region includes:
- the PSMB11 gene encoding proteasome subunit beta type-11: MALQDVCKWQAPDTQGLSPHLPPAGGWSVPLGCDPQTFLRLHGPRLAHGTTTLAFRFRHGVIAAADTRSSCGNYVACPASRKIIPVHQHLLGTTSGTSADCAAWYRVLRRELRLRALREGRLPSVAGAARLLSAMMSCYRGLDLCVATALCGWDRSGPALFYVCSDGTRLPGNVFSVGSGSPYAYGVLDRGYRYDLSPQEAYALARRAVAHATHRDAYSGGSVDLFHVREDGWEYVSRDDACVLYSELQKLPEPEGAAAEEGHAEPATLRGDSRMPAGTEML; the protein is encoded by the coding sequence ATGGCTCTGCAGGACGTATGCAAGTGGCAGGCCCCCGACACCCAGGGGCTATCGCCTCACCTGCCTCCAGCCGGTGGCTGGTCCGTGCCCCTGGGCTGTGACCCTCAAACCTTCCTGCGGCTGCACGGCCCCAGGCTGGCCCACGGCACTACCACGTTGGCCTTCCGCTTCCGGCACGGAGTCATCGCCGCCGCTGACACGCGTTCCTCCTGCGGCAACTACGTGGCGTGTCCGGCCTCACGAAAGATCATCCCCGTGCACCAGCACCTCCTGGGCACCACCTCCGGCACCTCGGCCGACTGCGCCGCCTGGTACCGCGTGCTGCGGCGGGAGCTGCGGCTGCGGGCGCTGAGGGAGGGCCGGCTGCCCAGCGTGGCCGGCGCCGCCAGGCTCCTGTCCGCCATGATGTCTTGCTACCGGGGCCTGGATCTGTGCGTGGCCACGGCCCTGTGCGGCTGGGACCGCTCTGGGCCTGCGCTCTTCTACGTGTGCAGCGACGGCACCCGCCTGCCGGGGAACGTCTTCTCGGTGGGCTCTGGGTCTCCGTACGCCTACGGCGTGCTGGACCGCGGCTACCGCTACGACCTGAGCCCCCAGGAGGCCTACGCCCTGGCCCGGCGCGCCGTGGCCCACGCCACCCACCGCGACGCCTACTCCGGGGGTTCCGTAGACCTTTTCCACGTGCGGGAGGACGGATGGGAGTATGTGTCACGCGACGACGCCTGCGTGCTCTACTCGGAACTGCAGAAGCTTCCGGAGccggagggggcggcggcggaggagggcCACGCTGAGCCTGCCACCCTGCGCGGAGACTCCAGGATGCCCGCGGGGACTGAGATGCTGTGA
- the CDH24 gene encoding cadherin-24 isoform X1 → MWGLVRLLLAWLGGWGCMGRLAAPAQAWAGSRGGPGPVLLRNRRSWVWNQFFVIEEYAGPEPVLIGKLHSDVDRGEGRTKYLLTGEGAGTVFVIDEATGNIHVTKSLDREEKAQYVLLAQAVDRASNRPLEPPSEFIIKVQDINDNPPIFPLGPYHATVPEMSNVGTSVIQVTAHDADDPSYGNSAKLVYTVLDGLPFFSVDPQTGVVRTAVPNMDRETQEEFLVVIQAKDMGGHMGGLSGSTTVTVTLSDVNDNPPKFPQSLYQFSVVETVGPGTLVGRLRAQDPDLGDNALMAYSILDGEGSEAFSISTDSQGRDGLLAVRKTLDFETRRSYSFRVEATNTLIDPAYLRRGPFKDVASVHVAVQDAPEPPAFTQAAYHLAVPENKAPGTLVGQVSAADLDSPASPIRYSILPHSDPERCFSIEPEAGTLRTVVPLDREARVWHNLTVLATELDSSTQVSRVQVAIQILDENDNAPQLAEPYDTFVCDSAAPGQLIQIIRALDRDEVGNSSRVSLQGPLGPDANFTVRDNQDGSASLLLPSRPAPPRQAPYLIPIELWDWGQPALSSTATVTISVCRCRPDGSVASCRPEAQLSPTGLSTGALLAIITCVGTLLALVVLFAALRRQKQEALMVLEEEDVRENIITYDDEGGGEEDTEAFDISALQNPDGAAPPNPGPPARRDVLPRARAPRQPRPPGPADVAQLLALRLREADDDPSVPPYDSVQVYGYEGRGSSCGSLSSLGSCSEAGGALGPAEPLDDWGPLFRTLAELYGAKEPPAP, encoded by the exons ATGTGGGGCCTGGTGAGGCTCCTGCTGGcctggctgggtggctggggcTGCATGGGGCGCTTGGccgccccagcccaggcctgggcaGGGTCCCGCGGGGGCCCAGGACCAGTACTGCTGCGGAACCGGAGGAGCTGGGTGTGGAACCAGTTCTTTGTCATTGAGGAATATGCCGGTCCAGAGCCCGTCCTCATTGGTAAG CTGCACTCGGATGTGGACAGGGGCGAGGGCCGCACCAAGTACCTGCTGaccggggagggggcaggcactGTATTTGTGATTGATGAGGCCACAGGCAATATCCATGTCACCAAGAGCCTGGACCGGGAGGAGAAGGCACAGTACGTTCTGCTTGCCCAAGCCGTGGACCGAGCCTCAAACCGGCCTCTGGAGCCCCCATCAGAGTTCATCATCAAGGTGCAAGACATTAATGACAATCCACCTATCTTTCCCCTCGGGCCCTACCATGCCACGGTGCCCGAGATGTCCAATGTCG GGACATCAGTGATCCAGGTGACTGCTCACGATGCCGATGACCCCAGCTATGGGAACAGCGCCAAGCTGGTGTACACCGTGCTGGATGGACTGCCCTTCTTCTCTGTGGACCCCCAGACAG GAGTGGTGCGCACTGCTGTCCCCAACATGGACCGGGAGACCCAGGAGGAGTTCTTGGTGGTGATTCAGGCCAAGGACATGGGCGGCCACATGGGGGGGCTGTCGGGCAGCACTACAGTGACAGTCACCCTCAGCGACGTCAACGACAACCCCCCCAAGTTCCCTCAGA GCCTCTACCAGTTCTCTGTGGTGGAAACGGTGGGGCCAGGCACCCTGGTGGGCCGGCTGCGGGCCCAGGACCCAGACCTGGGGGACAATGCCCTCATGGCATATAGCATCCTGGACGGAGAGGGGTCTGAAGCCTTCAGCATCAGCACAGACTCCCAGGGTCGAGATGGGCTCCTCGCTGTCCGCAAG ACCCTAGACTTCGAGACCCGTCGCTCCTATTCCTTCCGTGTGGAGGCCACCAACACCCTCATCGACCCAGCCTACCTGCGGCGAGGGCCCTTCAAGGATGTGGCCTCGGTGCATGTGGCTGTGCAGGACGCCCCAGAGCCACCTGCCTTCACCCAGGCTGCCTATCACCTGGCAGTGCCTGAGAACAAAGCTCCTGGGACGCTGGTAGGCCAGGTCTCAGCGGCCGATCTGGATTCCCCAGCCAGCCCAATCAG ATACTCCATCCTCCCCCACTCGGACCCAGAGCGCTGCTTCTCTATCGAGCCGGAAGCCGGCACGCTCCGCACGGTGGTGCCCCTGGACCGCGAGGCTCGAGTCTGGCACAACCTCACAGTGTTGGCCACAGAGCTCG ACAGCTCCACACAGGTCTCCCGTGTGCAAGTGGCCATCCAGATCCTGGATGAGAATGACAACGCTCCCCAGCTGGCTGAGCCCTATGACACCTTCGTATGTGATTCTGCAGCCCCTGGCCAG cTGATTCAGATCATCCGGGCCCTGGACAGAGATGAAGTGGGCAACAGTAGCCGAGTCTCCCTTCAGGGTCCTCTGGGCCCCGATGCCAACTTCACTGTCCGCGACAACCAAG ATGGCTCCGCCAGCCTGCTGCTGCCCTCTCGCCCTGCTCCACCCCGCCAGGCACCCTATCTGATTCCCATAGAACTGTGGGACTGGGGGCAGCCGGCCCTGAGCAGCACTGCCACAGTGACTATCAGCGTGTGCCGCTGCCGACCCGATGGCTCTGTGGCCTCCTGCCGGCCCGAGGCTCAGCTCTCACCCACAGGGCTCAGCACTGGGGCCCTGCTTGCCATCATCACCTGCGTGGGCACCCTGCTTG ccctggtaGTGCTCTTTGCGGCCCTgcggaggcagaagcaggaggcACTGATGGTGCTGGAGGAGGAGGACGTCCGCGAGAACATCATCACCTATGACGACGAGGGCGGTGGCGAGGAGGACACGGAAGCCTTCGACATCAGCGCCCTGCAGAACCCCGACGGGGCGGCCCCGCCGAACCCCGGGCCACCAGCACGCCGCGACGTCCTGCCCCGGGCCCGGGCACCCCGCCAGCCCAGGCCCCCCGGGCCCGCCGACGTGGCCCAGCTCCTGGCACTGAGGCTCCGTGAAGCGGACGACGACCCCAGCGTGCCACCCTACGACTCGGTGCAGGTGTACGGCTACGAGGGCCGCGGCTCCTCCTGCGGCTCCCTCAGCTCCCTGGGCTCCTGCAGCGAGGCCGGGGGCGCCCTGGGCCCTGCTGAGCCGCTGGACGACTGGGGGCCGCTCTTCCGCACCCTGGCCGAGCTGTACGGGGCCAAGGAGCCCCCGGCCCCCTGA
- the CDH24 gene encoding cadherin-24 isoform X3, with product MPVQSPSSLSLDREEKAQYVLLAQAVDRASNRPLEPPSEFIIKVQDINDNPPIFPLGPYHATVPEMSNVGTSVIQVTAHDADDPSYGNSAKLVYTVLDGLPFFSVDPQTGVVRTAVPNMDRETQEEFLVVIQAKDMGGHMGGLSGSTTVTVTLSDVNDNPPKFPQSLYQFSVVETVGPGTLVGRLRAQDPDLGDNALMAYSILDGEGSEAFSISTDSQGRDGLLAVRKTLDFETRRSYSFRVEATNTLIDPAYLRRGPFKDVASVHVAVQDAPEPPAFTQAAYHLAVPENKAPGTLVGQVSAADLDSPASPIRYSILPHSDPERCFSIEPEAGTLRTVVPLDREARVWHNLTVLATELDSSTQVSRVQVAIQILDENDNAPQLAEPYDTFVCDSAAPGQLIQIIRALDRDEVGNSSRVSLQGPLGPDANFTVRDNQDGSASLLLPSRPAPPRQAPYLIPIELWDWGQPALSSTATVTISVCRCRPDGSVASCRPEAQLSPTGLSTGALLAIITCVGTLLALVVLFAALRRQKQEALMVLEEEDVRENIITYDDEGGGEEDTEAFDISALQNPDGAAPPNPGPPARRDVLPRARAPRQPRPPGPADVAQLLALRLREADDDPSVPPYDSVQVYGYEGRGSSCGSLSSLGSCSEAGGALGPAEPLDDWGPLFRTLAELYGAKEPPAP from the exons ATGCCGGTCCAGAGCCCGTCCTCATTG AGCCTGGACCGGGAGGAGAAGGCACAGTACGTTCTGCTTGCCCAAGCCGTGGACCGAGCCTCAAACCGGCCTCTGGAGCCCCCATCAGAGTTCATCATCAAGGTGCAAGACATTAATGACAATCCACCTATCTTTCCCCTCGGGCCCTACCATGCCACGGTGCCCGAGATGTCCAATGTCG GGACATCAGTGATCCAGGTGACTGCTCACGATGCCGATGACCCCAGCTATGGGAACAGCGCCAAGCTGGTGTACACCGTGCTGGATGGACTGCCCTTCTTCTCTGTGGACCCCCAGACAG GAGTGGTGCGCACTGCTGTCCCCAACATGGACCGGGAGACCCAGGAGGAGTTCTTGGTGGTGATTCAGGCCAAGGACATGGGCGGCCACATGGGGGGGCTGTCGGGCAGCACTACAGTGACAGTCACCCTCAGCGACGTCAACGACAACCCCCCCAAGTTCCCTCAGA GCCTCTACCAGTTCTCTGTGGTGGAAACGGTGGGGCCAGGCACCCTGGTGGGCCGGCTGCGGGCCCAGGACCCAGACCTGGGGGACAATGCCCTCATGGCATATAGCATCCTGGACGGAGAGGGGTCTGAAGCCTTCAGCATCAGCACAGACTCCCAGGGTCGAGATGGGCTCCTCGCTGTCCGCAAG ACCCTAGACTTCGAGACCCGTCGCTCCTATTCCTTCCGTGTGGAGGCCACCAACACCCTCATCGACCCAGCCTACCTGCGGCGAGGGCCCTTCAAGGATGTGGCCTCGGTGCATGTGGCTGTGCAGGACGCCCCAGAGCCACCTGCCTTCACCCAGGCTGCCTATCACCTGGCAGTGCCTGAGAACAAAGCTCCTGGGACGCTGGTAGGCCAGGTCTCAGCGGCCGATCTGGATTCCCCAGCCAGCCCAATCAG ATACTCCATCCTCCCCCACTCGGACCCAGAGCGCTGCTTCTCTATCGAGCCGGAAGCCGGCACGCTCCGCACGGTGGTGCCCCTGGACCGCGAGGCTCGAGTCTGGCACAACCTCACAGTGTTGGCCACAGAGCTCG ACAGCTCCACACAGGTCTCCCGTGTGCAAGTGGCCATCCAGATCCTGGATGAGAATGACAACGCTCCCCAGCTGGCTGAGCCCTATGACACCTTCGTATGTGATTCTGCAGCCCCTGGCCAG cTGATTCAGATCATCCGGGCCCTGGACAGAGATGAAGTGGGCAACAGTAGCCGAGTCTCCCTTCAGGGTCCTCTGGGCCCCGATGCCAACTTCACTGTCCGCGACAACCAAG ATGGCTCCGCCAGCCTGCTGCTGCCCTCTCGCCCTGCTCCACCCCGCCAGGCACCCTATCTGATTCCCATAGAACTGTGGGACTGGGGGCAGCCGGCCCTGAGCAGCACTGCCACAGTGACTATCAGCGTGTGCCGCTGCCGACCCGATGGCTCTGTGGCCTCCTGCCGGCCCGAGGCTCAGCTCTCACCCACAGGGCTCAGCACTGGGGCCCTGCTTGCCATCATCACCTGCGTGGGCACCCTGCTTG ccctggtaGTGCTCTTTGCGGCCCTgcggaggcagaagcaggaggcACTGATGGTGCTGGAGGAGGAGGACGTCCGCGAGAACATCATCACCTATGACGACGAGGGCGGTGGCGAGGAGGACACGGAAGCCTTCGACATCAGCGCCCTGCAGAACCCCGACGGGGCGGCCCCGCCGAACCCCGGGCCACCAGCACGCCGCGACGTCCTGCCCCGGGCCCGGGCACCCCGCCAGCCCAGGCCCCCCGGGCCCGCCGACGTGGCCCAGCTCCTGGCACTGAGGCTCCGTGAAGCGGACGACGACCCCAGCGTGCCACCCTACGACTCGGTGCAGGTGTACGGCTACGAGGGCCGCGGCTCCTCCTGCGGCTCCCTCAGCTCCCTGGGCTCCTGCAGCGAGGCCGGGGGCGCCCTGGGCCCTGCTGAGCCGCTGGACGACTGGGGGCCGCTCTTCCGCACCCTGGCCGAGCTGTACGGGGCCAAGGAGCCCCCGGCCCCCTGA
- the CDH24 gene encoding cadherin-24 isoform X2, protein MWGLVRLLLAWLGGWGCMGRLAAPAQAWAGSRGGPGPVLLRNRRSWVWNQFFVIEEYAGPEPVLIGKSLDREEKAQYVLLAQAVDRASNRPLEPPSEFIIKVQDINDNPPIFPLGPYHATVPEMSNVGTSVIQVTAHDADDPSYGNSAKLVYTVLDGLPFFSVDPQTGVVRTAVPNMDRETQEEFLVVIQAKDMGGHMGGLSGSTTVTVTLSDVNDNPPKFPQSLYQFSVVETVGPGTLVGRLRAQDPDLGDNALMAYSILDGEGSEAFSISTDSQGRDGLLAVRKTLDFETRRSYSFRVEATNTLIDPAYLRRGPFKDVASVHVAVQDAPEPPAFTQAAYHLAVPENKAPGTLVGQVSAADLDSPASPIRYSILPHSDPERCFSIEPEAGTLRTVVPLDREARVWHNLTVLATELDSSTQVSRVQVAIQILDENDNAPQLAEPYDTFVCDSAAPGQLIQIIRALDRDEVGNSSRVSLQGPLGPDANFTVRDNQDGSASLLLPSRPAPPRQAPYLIPIELWDWGQPALSSTATVTISVCRCRPDGSVASCRPEAQLSPTGLSTGALLAIITCVGTLLALVVLFAALRRQKQEALMVLEEEDVRENIITYDDEGGGEEDTEAFDISALQNPDGAAPPNPGPPARRDVLPRARAPRQPRPPGPADVAQLLALRLREADDDPSVPPYDSVQVYGYEGRGSSCGSLSSLGSCSEAGGALGPAEPLDDWGPLFRTLAELYGAKEPPAP, encoded by the exons ATGTGGGGCCTGGTGAGGCTCCTGCTGGcctggctgggtggctggggcTGCATGGGGCGCTTGGccgccccagcccaggcctgggcaGGGTCCCGCGGGGGCCCAGGACCAGTACTGCTGCGGAACCGGAGGAGCTGGGTGTGGAACCAGTTCTTTGTCATTGAGGAATATGCCGGTCCAGAGCCCGTCCTCATTGGTAAG AGCCTGGACCGGGAGGAGAAGGCACAGTACGTTCTGCTTGCCCAAGCCGTGGACCGAGCCTCAAACCGGCCTCTGGAGCCCCCATCAGAGTTCATCATCAAGGTGCAAGACATTAATGACAATCCACCTATCTTTCCCCTCGGGCCCTACCATGCCACGGTGCCCGAGATGTCCAATGTCG GGACATCAGTGATCCAGGTGACTGCTCACGATGCCGATGACCCCAGCTATGGGAACAGCGCCAAGCTGGTGTACACCGTGCTGGATGGACTGCCCTTCTTCTCTGTGGACCCCCAGACAG GAGTGGTGCGCACTGCTGTCCCCAACATGGACCGGGAGACCCAGGAGGAGTTCTTGGTGGTGATTCAGGCCAAGGACATGGGCGGCCACATGGGGGGGCTGTCGGGCAGCACTACAGTGACAGTCACCCTCAGCGACGTCAACGACAACCCCCCCAAGTTCCCTCAGA GCCTCTACCAGTTCTCTGTGGTGGAAACGGTGGGGCCAGGCACCCTGGTGGGCCGGCTGCGGGCCCAGGACCCAGACCTGGGGGACAATGCCCTCATGGCATATAGCATCCTGGACGGAGAGGGGTCTGAAGCCTTCAGCATCAGCACAGACTCCCAGGGTCGAGATGGGCTCCTCGCTGTCCGCAAG ACCCTAGACTTCGAGACCCGTCGCTCCTATTCCTTCCGTGTGGAGGCCACCAACACCCTCATCGACCCAGCCTACCTGCGGCGAGGGCCCTTCAAGGATGTGGCCTCGGTGCATGTGGCTGTGCAGGACGCCCCAGAGCCACCTGCCTTCACCCAGGCTGCCTATCACCTGGCAGTGCCTGAGAACAAAGCTCCTGGGACGCTGGTAGGCCAGGTCTCAGCGGCCGATCTGGATTCCCCAGCCAGCCCAATCAG ATACTCCATCCTCCCCCACTCGGACCCAGAGCGCTGCTTCTCTATCGAGCCGGAAGCCGGCACGCTCCGCACGGTGGTGCCCCTGGACCGCGAGGCTCGAGTCTGGCACAACCTCACAGTGTTGGCCACAGAGCTCG ACAGCTCCACACAGGTCTCCCGTGTGCAAGTGGCCATCCAGATCCTGGATGAGAATGACAACGCTCCCCAGCTGGCTGAGCCCTATGACACCTTCGTATGTGATTCTGCAGCCCCTGGCCAG cTGATTCAGATCATCCGGGCCCTGGACAGAGATGAAGTGGGCAACAGTAGCCGAGTCTCCCTTCAGGGTCCTCTGGGCCCCGATGCCAACTTCACTGTCCGCGACAACCAAG ATGGCTCCGCCAGCCTGCTGCTGCCCTCTCGCCCTGCTCCACCCCGCCAGGCACCCTATCTGATTCCCATAGAACTGTGGGACTGGGGGCAGCCGGCCCTGAGCAGCACTGCCACAGTGACTATCAGCGTGTGCCGCTGCCGACCCGATGGCTCTGTGGCCTCCTGCCGGCCCGAGGCTCAGCTCTCACCCACAGGGCTCAGCACTGGGGCCCTGCTTGCCATCATCACCTGCGTGGGCACCCTGCTTG ccctggtaGTGCTCTTTGCGGCCCTgcggaggcagaagcaggaggcACTGATGGTGCTGGAGGAGGAGGACGTCCGCGAGAACATCATCACCTATGACGACGAGGGCGGTGGCGAGGAGGACACGGAAGCCTTCGACATCAGCGCCCTGCAGAACCCCGACGGGGCGGCCCCGCCGAACCCCGGGCCACCAGCACGCCGCGACGTCCTGCCCCGGGCCCGGGCACCCCGCCAGCCCAGGCCCCCCGGGCCCGCCGACGTGGCCCAGCTCCTGGCACTGAGGCTCCGTGAAGCGGACGACGACCCCAGCGTGCCACCCTACGACTCGGTGCAGGTGTACGGCTACGAGGGCCGCGGCTCCTCCTGCGGCTCCCTCAGCTCCCTGGGCTCCTGCAGCGAGGCCGGGGGCGCCCTGGGCCCTGCTGAGCCGCTGGACGACTGGGGGCCGCTCTTCCGCACCCTGGCCGAGCTGTACGGGGCCAAGGAGCCCCCGGCCCCCTGA